GTTTCGATGCCATcctcgtcaccatcgtcgttcGCCAACAAAATTGGCGGAAGCCCTTAAGCTTCGAACCTTGTGAATTTCGTCATGCGAAATGCTATCAGTCGGCAAGCCGTGCAACGGAAACCAAGTAGCGAGTAGACGAGAAGCAACAGGCGTCTCTGACGTTTGTATTCCAACTGGAGCTGCCGGGGCCAATAACCGTCTTTTGACTTTATATTGCATCAGAGCGTTTAACTATGAGAAAGCTCTATTCGAAGTGGGTGCTCACTGTTGGTCAGAACCGAGAACATGTTGGTTTGCCGAGAGCAGTGTTTGCTCgtttaacaaacaaactggAGTTTTGGCGTGGATGAAACTCGGATCCATCACTTCAACTTAGAATCAAAGCAATCATTATCTACGTGTGGAGAGCACCTGGCAGAACCTCGTCTAAAGCGCCCGAGGGCACAACAATCGACCTCGGGAAGGTGTCGGATGGCCTCGGATTATTTTGGGATGTGTTCATTAtattcgtagcctcgataacaagGAGCggtgctacgagcctaattctttttttgttatattggtataCTCTTCgaatgaacgtatgtgaagttccatttcaatcgatcacttttttttacaagccatttagtatcgacatgtctcagtattttttacagcacTTATGaagtcatcatttgatgaaaaacgctttcagcgcacgattttttttagttcTGAAAACAGGTGGAACTCGCTAGGGGacaaatctggtgaataagGTGGATagttcaacaattcgaactttagTTCATGAAATTTTGctattttcaaattgctcttgtgacactgtgcattgccctgatgaacgaggatgtttttcttcttcaaaccgcGTCTTTTTTACAAACTTTCTTTTTCAGTTAGTCTAACAGTTACAATAAAtatcaactttttttttgtctgtttgaAGGTAATCCGCtagcaaaatttcattcgcatctcCCAAAACTGATGCgaacacctttttgggcgatttctgaacacgaactcgtttcggaccCGAAGAACCaagttcacaccactccttagcctcttaTTTTGGCTCAGGATCATAGAGAGGGAGACCCAAGCCTCATCCctagtgatgattcaatgcacaaatGAACTTTATCCTATCCAAAAAGCATTCGAaattcgaatgcgtttttgtttcattttcagcGAATgcggcagccattttgcaaacagctttccCAAACCTAATACATCAATCAAAATATCAGTTATACTTCTCAATGCGATGGCTAGGacttatactaaatctcttggcgtgattcgacgattttcgaatacgatatcctgattattttacgatttcaggtgttgtgtctggttttgacgtttttgacatggatcgtcttgaaggctactacgactacatttaaatttcgaaaCCCCTCTTTTAAATacctaattaaaggtgaagagtctttatacactttcaaacGTCGTACattaatttgctttgcttttaaaccttccaaaaataaaaatccaaacactgcacgatgcttgattttttctgttataaaaaatattgatgtcgatactaaatggcttgtaaaaaataaaaggtGACCGATTGACATGAAACTTCTCATAAGTTCATTTGACGAGTATACCAATATAGCTATTAGGCTCATAGACGTAAGTGACATTGAAATGTTACAGTGTGGATCTTAATGGAGACTAAAGGGGCAATTTGGAACCTTTTCAACCCATATGATAGATTCTCGTACAGCCCAGCCGCTAGATTCTTAATGGTACGCACACCTCCGGGCAGGGAACTATccgcaatttttttttctccaatttGAGCCGACGTTCAGTGTAGGTATGTCCCAAGGTTAGACTAACTCTGGCGGCTTAAATCTTAAGTGACACGCGCTTGGCCCCGGAGGTTATGCTTCGCTCGCACGCGGCACTCAGGTATATCATATATCACTTCGGGCTGGCTGCTCTAGTCGAACCTCGCCACGACATCGCCCCGACTAAGCGGCGGTGATCCGCGGCTTTGAATCTACGAAGTTGCGATGCAAAACATctcatttaatttatgaaGCAATTCATTATGTTCCGACGTAAGCGCCTTTTAGCGCCACGGCGGCATGTAGGTGGAGTCCATCCCCCCCTGTCCCGTGCTCAGCGTCCCCACGGAAGGTAACCAGGAGGGTGTACCAAATTAGAAACATTCGATCGACACGAAAACCATCCCGGTTTTCCTAGTGTCCACGAACGCACCGCATTCTTGTGGAGCTAATCTATACATAACAGTGAAATACCAGTGTGTGGGTCTGAGACTGTATGAGTGTCCGTTAAACTTTCGCATCGCGTcatcaaaataatttaaaaaacacagCATAGGACATAGGTATCGGCACCTTCCGGACCGTTCCCCATATGCCATTCGAATACCGGTAATGTGGTAATGTGTGTGCGGCAAATGTTAATGTGTGCAAATGGTAATGGTGTGTAATCACCCAATTATCTCCTGCCGAACTACCGCCTAAGCGGCAGGTCATTGTTCATGCAAATGTGGCGCCCACCCCGTAATGCTTCGCTCGTTTATTCTAATGCACAGCACACCCCCGGGGCAGGACCGGTTGGGGGGCCCACGCATTCCGTGGGTGTTGCTACTAGaaactttcgattcgattgacGCACCTGCAGTccagcgggagagagagagagagagagagagagagctgatGCGAGTTGCTGGCTCCAAAAATTTACTTGCACAACTTGAACGCCGAAGAATTGAACTAATTTGTCGATCGAAGAGAAGCTGACAGAGCTGGTCTTCCCCGGGGACAGAGGACCTCATCCGGCTGACCGGTGCTTCATTCCGGTCCCGAATAAGGTGGAAGGCCGAAGCAAGAAGCATCCCTTTTTGGGGATGGCTGGGGCTTTTATTCGggataatttaattagctGACCGTACCACCAACCACGCTCATAATTGGTCGGAGCTGATGAAGCGCCGTTACGAATTGGTGGTTCTCCGCTTGGTCGCTTCCTTCTCCAGAGACCCAGCACTCTCGCGGTTTGCGGGCTACGGTTTTGGACCAGCCCGCTCTCGATTGTATTCATTAGCCTTTTATGGAGTACCTACGATGCACTGTGCGCGTGGAGCCCACAGCGCGGAGCGGGTTGGAAGATTGGAAGAGGTGATGCCCACAGCACCCAGCAATGCTTTTTTATGCAGGATGGTGCTTTGGTTCTTGTGCTTTAATTGCCCCGCTTGATTGACAGAGGTTGACGTGGATCCAACAACTGCTGCTCCGTagaaacacaccgttacagaaagcgaCAGAGACCAACGTTTGCTCCGGTGTAGGTCAAGATCACGCGGAAGCAGAAGAAGGTGCGGTGGTCGAGCTTCCAGAGTGCTCCAGGTCCATCTGGTAGTTCGCTACTGCGCTAATCTTCGTGCTCCGTCCGGCACAGACACTCACCTGCAGCCACGGTCACATGGGGAAAGAAGTTGGCAGTCTGCAGGAGCAGCACACCCGCCGACAGCTGCAGCCCGTGGGCGATACAATGGATGACGATGCCAATGTAGGTGACGAGCCAGCCCCAGCCGCCTTCCGGGTAGTAGTGCTGCTTCAGCGTGATCAGCTGCCGGAGGTCGGCCACCAGCCGTGCCCCGTACGGAATCTTTAGGTCCGGCTGCCggtagcggtggtggtggtggtaatggtgatgatggtggtgccggtgccgtctCGTCCACGAACCATCCGAGCCGTAGCCAAAGTTGTTTAGCCCACCACACGAACCGCTCGCACTCAGTGCCACGCCGGAGTCTTCCCGTGAGCTCAGCAACTGCGGCAACGAGTGGGACCGCTGCAACGCCAGCGGACGCATCGGATCACTATACGAGAACGACATCCTCGTCGTGGTCACTGGCCACGGCCTGGCTGGCCTGGGTGGCTCAACACAAATGTCTTTCGCTCGCCACACCACACCGTGACATCAATCCACGCTAGCCAACTATTATACGTACTTCTCCGTCTGAGTTCTGGCCGTCGTTTCGCCCTATCTTGAACGCTGGATCGTTTGGGTCATTCGAGCGATCCCGAGTGGCCAGCGTGGCTGGCACCGACACTCGCCTCATGCGTACCTAGCCTCATAGCGCTTGCCATGCGCCCCGTCGAAGGAGAGTCAGAGAGGGTACGGGGAGCCTGCAGACCTATATAGTCCAGGCTGGTCCAACAGAACACTAGTACAAGGTTTTTACACGAGTTACTTGGATCCCGAAGACACGCTGCAAACTCTAGGCGAATTGACTTCTAGTGGGACTCCTGGGACGTATAGacatcgtcgtcatccgcTTCACAGGTCAGCAGGATCTACTAGAAAAGATCTGAGCCATGCTGAAAACTGGCTTTGAAAACGATTCCCACCCCCCCGAGGAGACCCGAGAGACCAGCGTCAGCGTCACATTCTCATCTCCAAAGTCCAAAGTGATAGAGGTGGCACCGTCCATTTAAATGTGTCCGAGAAGAAGTTCTTTCGTTCGGCAGAGCGGCCGGCACGCATCTtcgacgcacacacgcgcgctgACAGGTTGATTGACACGTGTTGATTGATGAGggcattttctttcccggACGGGCGATCGGTTTTCCCGGCGCAGTTCGGTGCGCTTAATTGGTGACGACATGGACACTGGACTGGATGGCGGTAGAGGAGGAACAGATGGAGGTAGCGGTGGAGAGGGAGGGTCAGGAGATTGCCGCCGACCGAGAGCGAGCCGAGCCAATTAGTTGGAAGCTGAGCTAGGGAGCGAGGTATTGGGAACGAACCAGCAGCGGCCACTCTCCCTGTCCTGGACGAAAGAAACAAGATCCGGAACAGCACGTATCACTTACACCCCATGCACACACCCATGCAGGGATTGTGGATGTATGGGATCGTTCGTGGGTCCAAAGAGACCAACTCCAGATGGCCCGTCCAAATCAAGAGCGGCTCTAAGTCTCAATGTTCCAATCATCTTTGAGGGTAACCTCATTAGTCGCAGGCCAATAGGCCTGCGCCATTCTGAGTGAGTGATTGGGCCGGTACCTAGACCAGAACTTGAGGTCTCCGGTCCGTGTCTTGAATCCGGCCGATAGTCTGGGACGCCCTGGATACACTGGGAATCCTTTCaagtccgggtccgggaacgTTAGCCAAATCCATATGCCATCCCATCTATTATTGCTACTAGAACCCGGAGCAGACCCGGGGTTATTCAGGGTTCGGACTGTCCCCAGCTGTCCCGGGgttgcgatcgcgatcctTGCGGATCACTGTACCCCCAACTTTGATGTCGGGCAATCCACAAAACTGCGCGCGCACTCACGCACACCTCACGAACCTCCACAGCACACCAGAGAAACCAGTTTTTTGCACTTgactctttttttttctccgagCGCACATTTTCTGTTACTTTCGCATCGCAGGCATCGTAGCCACGagccgttccggttcggacCCTCCACTCAACTCCAGCTTCCCCGATGTCGTGGATTTTTCTTTACCTCTTGCGGTTCGCTTCGCGGTGGCTTGTCTTCATCCTTCGAACACACTCGAACGGCTCGAGCcttcccgtccgtccggagcTTTTCGCTTTCACTCGCGGCTCGTAGAGCCCACCCGGTGGGGGGGTACCCCTGGTTTAACCCtcacacgctctctctctctctctctttctctctatttcgGCGCGGCTGCCAAAAGCCTCTCGTTGCTTGCCACGAACTTCGGACACGGGGCGACAGGTCTCGCTCCCTCTGACAGCCAGAGGCATACAATCTGAGCGGTGTGGACACTTACAAAATGGCATTCCACCAAATGGCAAAAaccaacgcacgcacgcacattTATCAAACACTTGGTTGGGTTATCAACACGCTCCGAAGCCAACAACACCCAAACCAGACCAGACCCCGTCTCGAACCGTCGTCCTTCGACACCAGTCCTTCGAGAGGATTCGCTCACCCGCACCCTGGACGGTTCTGGTTGTTTTTCATCgaacacacatacgcgcgcgcacacgcaccCACACGGCTGGACGTTGTGTTACGTCAAATGTCAACAACAAATTGCCGGAGGGGCAAAACAAACTCCCGGACGACGACAATGACCTCATCCGAAGACGACGCATCGCGTACTACTGGATGGCGCGCTGGCGCTGCCACCCGTTCGCTCGGATAAACCACCAGGAACCCCCCACCACCGTCTCCGTCTAcgctcacgcacacagacgcagACAGTGTTCCGTTCTCTTCgggtcgacgacggcggcggcggctccaaAAATAATCGTCGCCCTCCGAGAAGCGCAcggccacgcacgcacgcacgcacgaacgcagCTGATTGAGAAAAGCATCCAGCatccaccccacacacacgcgcaaaaGTGATCGTACGAACGCAAGTGTGTCAGAAAGTATCAAACTCTAAACATTTCACTTCACCTTTCGATCGTCTCGTCTAGCTCTAGGTGTGGGGACTAATGGACTTGTGTGGCTTGCCCTCCCGCTGCTACTAGGCCTCTACCGCTCGTGATAAGTCAATGAGTCACCGGGTCAATGGTAATCTCtgtgttgctttctgtaacggtgtgtttttgaCGGGCGATGTTTTCGCGTCAACGTACCCCTGCATttcaaaacaatatttaacaGGTTTTCAATAGtccgatttacgtcaaatatgcatcattttgttggaaaatttattgcctgTTTAGAAATGCCTTCATATTGCCTCTCGTTTTTTAGAAGGTTTAGTCTTTATTgccgaaaaactcgagcaattcattttcataatccttttttgatctcagcTTTTCGTCACTCAGGAAATTGTGTAaagcgcgaaaaaggtgtcattCGCTTGGTgcacgcttagaccacgatcattttcacacagtgTTGTCGTTTGAATTCCATTCCTCATCCCCAATACCCATCCGcttaagaaatggttcgatttcattccgttagGCCAAAATGGTTCAGATGAAAATTCGggccatcatgttttttggtgtaaaactttgattatttctgtgattttatcgatattttcgaTGATGTCTATgtgaggtgcatctttaacatcgaaaataactAAAACGGGTCGACCAACCAAAGTTTCACGTAGCCAGCTGTTAGATTATTGGCACCATAAACATTTCGCAAAATTACAGCGGTCCATCTTtcattttcgcctttttcaaagaaaatttgtaaaatgAACCGAATTTTTCTtagttgacctccattgttcACACTAATATATTAGAATTATTAGGCCCCCCTACGTGAGATGAGAAATGGAACACCTTACCTTATTCTTACTACAACCACGCGGTAGAAGCGATTCATACTAAATCTCTGTTTCTCGTGATTAGACCAACCAAATTACTAGCTCTTTAATCTCGGGTACGATTCGGAGGGATGGGATGTGCTGAAATTTCACCACAACATGGAGCAGTTCCGGTACGAAAAAAGGATATGTACGATGTGGTTCGGAAATTCTGGCGAAAAGCTCCggagacacacacgcaaggaGCAGTGACTATGAGAAGCCTCCCAAAAGCCTCGAAAGCGTCGAAAGCGTTCCGGTGTGGAGCTTGTCAAGTGTAAGTTCATCGATGGAGAGCCAAAAATTACTGTTCGAAGAACGAGCATTGGAGTTACTCTTGTGGTAAGACCGGCcgcaaatgaaaaacaattgcaaatgTGTTGAGGAACAGCTGCcagaaaccaaaccaagctCTTGGTGTTGGTTTATTCAACTCAGCTTTCCCTGTAATTCActatcctttatttttttactaTCCACTATTTTTCAGATGCACTTTACAACCTTTTTTCAGATAGGTTTCAGATACTTATTGCTATGATTCTAAAACTTAGACTCCTATTATCGGCTATCACTcagaaaattcaaacatttgttATAATCTTCCCTGTTTTAAGGGCATTTTCAGGGTAGTTCAAGTtcacaccaaaaacaaaacagcaaaatcGAAGTGCTGGTGACTGTTAATTTGCGTCTGTGTCTGTGGCTGGACGAAAGGTAACCATTTTAGCGGCATGATGCTACCCTGGAAAATGTGACCTCATAATATGCAGAGATGCAGTGCGCGGCACACATTGATGTCGCGGCACGGGAAAGGCGACGTCGGCGTGTCCCACTTTTCGCGTCTCCACGGTTTGCACACCGAAACATATTGACCACTGACGAGTTC
Above is a genomic segment from Anopheles bellator chromosome X, idAnoBellAS_SP24_06.2, whole genome shotgun sequence containing:
- the LOC131213344 gene encoding uncharacterized protein LOC131213344, whose protein sequence is MSFSYSDPMRPLALQRSHSLPQLLSSREDSGVALSASGSCGGLNNFGYGSDGSWTRRHRHHHHHHYHHHHRYRQPDLKIPYGARLVADLRQLITLKQHYYPEGGWGWLVTYIGIVIHCIAHGLQLSAGVLLLQTANFFPHVTVAAGECLCRTEHED